A portion of the Anoxybacillus gonensis genome contains these proteins:
- a CDS encoding outer spore coat protein CotE: MSQYREIITKAVVGKGRKFTQSTHTVSAQHRPTSVLGCWIINHRYEAKKVDRSVEIHGKYDVNVWYSYNDNTKTEVLTETVSYTDVIPLKYRNEELISEEQEVIARVVQQPNCLECTIAPNGNKVTVEVEREFVAEVIGETKVRIAVVDTSSDEVEEDIDAELEQLDEELLQEESNKN, encoded by the coding sequence ATGTCCCAATACAGAGAAATTATTACAAAGGCAGTCGTGGGAAAAGGACGAAAGTTTACGCAATCGACGCATACCGTTTCCGCGCAACATCGTCCGACAAGCGTGCTCGGTTGCTGGATTATTAATCATCGATACGAAGCGAAAAAAGTGGATCGTAGTGTTGAAATTCATGGAAAGTATGATGTGAACGTTTGGTATTCGTACAACGATAATACGAAAACGGAAGTGCTGACAGAAACTGTATCGTACACAGATGTCATTCCGTTAAAGTATCGTAATGAAGAGCTTATTAGTGAAGAACAAGAAGTGATTGCGCGCGTTGTTCAACAGCCGAATTGTTTAGAATGCACGATTGCTCCAAATGGAAATAAAGTCACTGTGGAAGTAGAGCGCGAGTTTGTTGCAGAAGTCATTGGAGAAACGAAAGTACGCATCGCCGTCGTAGATACATCATCAGACGAGGTAGAGGAAGATATTGATGCAGAATTAGAACAGTTAGATGAAGAGCTTCTTCAAGAAGAAAGCAATAAAAACTAG
- a CDS encoding RicAFT regulatory complex protein RicA family protein — translation MAKYTKDDIVQKAKELAKMIAETEEVEIFKQAEAKIHENEKVRTMIAKIKSLQKQAVNLQHYGKIEALKKVEAEIDEIYEQLSDIPIVEQFKQSQVEINDLLQLVASTISKTVTDEIITSTGGDVLRGETGAQVKHSHCGHCHE, via the coding sequence GTGGCGAAATATACGAAAGATGACATCGTACAGAAGGCAAAAGAATTAGCTAAAATGATTGCTGAAACAGAAGAAGTGGAAATTTTTAAACAAGCAGAAGCAAAAATTCATGAAAATGAAAAAGTGCGCACGATGATTGCTAAAATTAAATCGTTACAAAAACAAGCTGTCAACTTACAACATTATGGAAAAATTGAAGCGTTGAAAAAAGTGGAAGCAGAAATTGACGAGATTTACGAACAGCTATCAGACATTCCAATTGTAGAACAATTTAAACAATCACAAGTAGAAATTAACGATTTATTGCAGCTTGTTGCATCCACCATTTCAAAAACAGTGACAGACGAAATTATTACATCGACAGGTGGCGATGTGTTACGCGGAGAAACAGGTGCCCAAGTGAAACATAGCCATTGCGGTCATTGTCATGAATGA